From the genome of Lotus japonicus ecotype B-129 chromosome 6, LjGifu_v1.2, one region includes:
- the LOC130722867 gene encoding proline--tRNA ligase, cytoplasmic-like — MAGTEAKAKTSDSKPAKQQQGGGKKKEVKKETRLGLTHRKAENFGEWYSDVVVNAEMIEYYDISGCYILRPWSMAIWEIMQAFFDPEIKKMKIKNCYFPLFVSPGVLQKEKDHVKGFAPEVAWVTKSGESELEIPIAIRPTSETVMYPYYSKWIRGHRDLPLKLNQWCNIVRWEFSNPTPFIRSREFLWQEGHTAFATKEEADAEVLEILELYRRIYEEYLAVPVIKGKKSELEKFAGGLYTTSVEAFIPNTGRGVQGATSHFLGQNFAKMFEINFENEKGEKAMVWQNSWAYSTRTIGVMVMVHGDDKGLVLPPKVASLQVIVIPVPFKDANTQGIYDACAATVNTLCEAGIRAESDTRDNYSPGWKYSHWEMKGVPLRIEIGPKDLANKQVRAVRRDNGAKIDIANADLVEELKKLLDNIQQNLFDVAKQKRDECIQIIHTWDEFIQALNERKMIFAPWCDEKSQLLFLLVWLSDCGQL, encoded by the exons ATGGCGGGGACTGAAGCCAAAGCCAAAACATCCGATTCCAAGCCTGCAAAGCAGCAACAAG GTGgggggaagaagaaggaggtgAAGAAAGAGACTAGGTTAGGGCTCACGCATCGGAAAGCTGAAAACTTTGGAGAGTGGTATTCTGAT GTTGTTGTTAATGCGGAAATGATTGAGTATTATGATATTTCTGGCTGCTATATTCTGAGGCCTTGGTCAATGGCCATATGGGAGATAATGCAA GCTTTTTTCGATCcagaaattaagaaaatgaagatcaagAACTGCTACTTCCCTTTGTTTGTGTCTCCTGGAGTTCTGCAAAAGGAGAAGGACCATGTTAAGGGATTTGCTCCAGAG GTTGCTTGGGTGACTAAGTCTGGGGAATCTGAGTTAGAAATTCCTATTGCTATTCGCCCAACTAGTGAAACCGTTATGTACCCCTACTACTCCAAGTGGATTAGGGGGCATCGTGACTTGCCACTGAAACTCAATCAGTGGTGCAATATTGTTAGATGGGAGTTCAGCAACCCCACACCATTCATCAG GAGTCGTGAGTTTCTTTGGCAGGAAGGACACACTGCTTTTGCAACCAAGGAGGAAGCAGATGCAGAG GTTCTTGAGATTTTAGAATTATATAGGCGTATTTATGAAGAGTATTTGGCAGTTCCTGTCATAAAGGGTAAGAAAAGTGAGCTTGAGAAGTTTGCTGGTGGACTTTACACTACCAGTGTTGAG GCATTTATTCCAAACACAGGTCGTGGTGTACAAGGAGCAACTTCTCATTTTCTGGGCCAAAATTTTGCTAAAATGTTTGAGATTaactttgaaaatgagaagGGAGAGAAAGCAATGGTCTGGCAAAACTCATGGGCCTATAGTACTCGAACG ATTGGGGTGATGGTTATGGTTCATGGTGATGACAAGGGATTAGTGCTACCTCCTAAAGTAGCGTCACTTCAAGTCATAGTGATTCCTGTGCCTTTCAAAGATGCTAATACTCAAGGAATCTATGATGCCTGTGCTGCAACTGTGAATACATTATGTGAAGCAGGTATTCGTGCTGAGTCAGATACTAGAGATAACTATTCTCCTGGGTGGAAGTATTCTCACTGGGAAATGAAAGGCGTTCCTCTAAGAATTGAAATTGGGCCAAAGGATTTGGCAAATAAGCAG GTTCGTGCTGTTCGTCGTGATAATGGAGCAAAGATAGACATTGCTAATGCAGATTTGGTTGAGGAATTGAAGAAGTTGCTGGATAATATTCAGCAGAATCTTTTTGATGTTGCCAAACAAAAACGAGATGAATGTATTCAGATCATACATACATGGGATGAGTTTATACAAGCTTTGAATGAAAGAAAGATGATCTTTGCACCTTGGTGTGATGAGAAG TCTCAGCTTTTATTTCTACTTGTTTGGCTATCTGATTGTGGTCAATTATGA